AAACCATCCCAATCAACAGGTAGGTAATGATGGCGACAAAATTTTCCATACGTGAAACCCAAATCCTCTTTGCGTTAACATTGGATAAACACACCCTCCGATTCTATCTTTCAACACACTACCATCGCAAGGATACCGTTATCGCCCACCTGAGTTACTCCTCCTGGACAAAAATAAGTCCGTATTTTTACTCATTTTCATTCTAACCGCAATCACTGATCCTTCTTGGCCATTTTCCAGGTCAATCATCAAGAAAAATGATCCCCCTGTTAACTCCACGCTCGAGAACAGACTTGGCATGAAATGGAAATATGCTATATCTGACCAGAACACAATCACTTCCTGCAACGAGGATTACCGATGAACAATACCCGACCGACCCGCATCGTAATTTTTGAGTACCGAGGCTCCGGAAAAAAGAAGATCGAAGGTATCCTACGGTACGGCCACGACATCGAGATCACAGCCACCTTTAACATCACCGAGCCACTGTCCGGCTTTATTGATGACCCGGAACGATACATCAGCAGCGACTTCGACGCAGACCTCGTCCTCTGCTTCATCAAGCACCCCGATCTAGACCACTATCTGGCAGATGTGTGCCAAGCTAAAGGTATTGCCATGATCGCTTCGGGATGCAAATTAGACAACGCCATCACCCCTTTCACCTGCTGCGGACTAGGCAAAACCGACAAACTAGGGGCTTATGGGGAACAATTCGGGGTACCGGAATTTGAAATAACCATGAGAGAAGACGGCCGAATTGCAGGCCTTACAGTGAAAAGGGGAGCTTCCTGCGGCGCCACCTGGGAAGTAACAGACAAGGTCATCGGCATGCCCCCGGAAGAGGCGTTGCCCACCTTAGCGAGAGAAGTACAATATCTTTGTATCGCAGACCCCAGCGCCTTTGATCCAATCTCAGGGCACAGTGCCCTGCACTACGCCGGCGAGGTCCACATCGCAGCCCTTAAAAAAGCCCTGGCAGCAGCACAATCACTCTGAAAGCGAAGCAACCAGTCGTTTCATCCCCTCTGGAGTAGACACTCTGGCCTCATACCCCAGATCACGACGGGCGGCGGCAGTAGAAAACCAATGGGACTTAGCAAGTTGCAGTGCCAGGAAACGGGTCATCAATGGCTCGCCGGGCAAACGCAGGAGTCGATAGGCTGCCTCCATCACTACTCCGGCGGCATAGGCCTTGGCAAAGGAGACCTGCCTGGTTACTGGTGGAATACCCAGTTCGGCAAACAGGCCGTTAATCCACCCCCAGAGATAAACCGGACCACCCTGAGAGATAAAGTAGGCCTTACCCGCTGCTGTAGCACTGTCAACGAGGTTGGCCGCAGCCAGCAGATGGGCGTCGACCACATTGTCAATATAGGCGATATCAACCAGGTTCTTGCCGTCGCCAACCTGCTTTAGCAAACCGCGTCGACCCCGATCAACCAGGCGAGGAATGAGATTGGTGTCACCCGGCCCCCATACCAGATGGGGGCGCAAGGCCACCGTCCTCAAAGACGAGCCATTGGCCTTCAATACCAAGTCCTCGGCCAGGGCCTTACTATGTGCGTAATGGCATAGAAAATTCCTGGCGTAAGGAACTGACTCATCAACCCCAGCCAAATCATGGCGAGCAAAAACCACACTGGGTGTGCTGGTGTAAACCAACATACCGATATCATTGCTCAGACAAGCACGAATTACCTGTTGAGTGCCTGTAAGGTTGATCGAGAAATATTCCTGCCGCGAGCCCCATATCCCGGCCTTGGCCGCTACATGGAAGACAGCATCACATCCCCGTGCCGCAAGATCGACAAACTGTCCATCACGGATATCCCCCCTCCGACACTCTACCCCGAGACGTTCGACCTCGGGGTAGCGCTGCCTGCCGACCACAATCACTTGAACCTGTTCAGATAAAAGGCGCTTGACAATAGCAAGTCCGACAAATCCGCC
The Desulfobulbaceae bacterium genome window above contains:
- a CDS encoding NAD-dependent epimerase/dehydratase family protein, translating into MKKALVTGGGGFVGLAIVKRLLSEQVQVIVVGRQRYPEVERLGVECRRGDIRDGQFVDLAARGCDAVFHVAAKAGIWGSRQEYFSINLTGTQQVIRACLSNDIGMLVYTSTPSVVFARHDLAGVDESVPYARNFLCHYAHSKALAEDLVLKANGSSLRTVALRPHLVWGPGDTNLIPRLVDRGRRGLLKQVGDGKNLVDIAYIDNVVDAHLLAAANLVDSATAAGKAYFISQGGPVYLWGWINGLFAELGIPPVTRQVSFAKAYAAGVVMEAAYRLLRLPGEPLMTRFLALQLAKSHWFSTAAARRDLGYEARVSTPEGMKRLVASLSE